From one Sesamum indicum cultivar Zhongzhi No. 13 linkage group LG13, S_indicum_v1.0, whole genome shotgun sequence genomic stretch:
- the LOC105175977 gene encoding protein SET DOMAIN GROUP 40, with amino-acid sequence MEEDETNLQSFLRWAAALGISDSPISDCSASTCLGRTLSVSHFPEAGGRGLAAARRIRKGELILRVPKAALVTSDCLISNDEKLSAALGKYPSLSCTQILSIALLNEANKGRSSWWYPYLKQLPQSYDLLTSFGQFEIEALQIDDAIWTAEKAVHKGKMEWEEANPVMCELNLRSQLMTFNAWLWASATISSRTMHIPWNTAGCLCPVGDFFNYAPPEEGERSGNSIDELLDANTDRLTDAGFDEGVASYCFYAKRNYGKGDQVLLSYGTYTNLELLEHYGFLLQENPNDKAFISLEPEMHSLCSWPRESIYISEDGKPSFALLSTVRLWATPMSKRRSVKHIAFSGNRISAENEAAVMEWIADKCRALLSGCLSTIDEDMLMLHIIDNFQDYTGEPELSPALCDEIRAFLESNHVTCGGLSTKLHVSLKTRRAVYRWKLAVQWRHRYKRILSDCISYCTSMLDNPS; translated from the exons ATGGAAGAAGACGAAACCAACCTCCAGAGCTTCCTCCGATGGGCTGCGGCGCTGGGAATATCAGATTCTCCCATTTCTGACTGCTCTGCTTCCACTTGTCTCGGCCGTACTCTCTCCGTCTCCCATTTTCCTGAAGCCGGCGG GAGAGGTTTAGCTGCTGCGCGTCGTATAAGGAAAGGGGAGTTGATTCTGAGGGTTCCAAAGGCGGCTTTGGTGACGAGTGATTGTCTAATTAGCAACGATGAGAAGTTGTCTGCTGCTTTGGGGAAATACCCTTCACTCTCTTGTACTCAG ATATTGTCCATTGCTTTACTGAATGAAGCGAACAAGGGCAGGAGTTCTTGGTGGTACCCTTACCTGAAGCAGTTGCCTCAAAGTTATGACTTACTCACAAGTTTTGGTCAGTTTGAGATAGAAGCTTTGCAG ATTGATGATGCTATTTGGACTGCAGAAAAAGCTGTTCACAAAGGTAAAATGGAATGGGAAGAAGCTAATCCAGTTATGTGTGAACTTAATCTCAGGTCTCAGCTGATGACCTTCAATGCATGGCTTTGGGCTTCTGCAACA ATATCCTCGCGCACTATGCATATACCATGGAATACTGCGGGTTGTTTATGTCCGGTAGgagatttctttaattatgcACCTCCTGAAGAAG GAGAAAGGTCAGGAAATTCAATAGATGAGCTGTTAGATGCAAACACAGATAGGTTAACTGATGCTGGTTTTGATGAAGGAGTTGCTAGTTATTGCTTCTATGCTAAGAGAAACTATGGAAAAGGAGATCAG GTTCTTCTAAGTTATGGTACATACACAAATTTGGAGCTTCTCGAGCACTATGGCTTTCTCCTGCAGGAAAACCCAAATGACAAGGCTTTTATTTCCTTGGAACCTGAAATGCATTCCCTTTGTTCGTGGCCCAGAGAGTCAATTTACATTTCTGAAGATGGAAAGCCATCCTTTGCTCTTCTCTCAACTGTCCGTTTGTGGGCAACCCCTATGAGCAAGCGACGGTCAGTTAAACACATTGCATTCTCAGGCAATCGTATATCAGCTGAGAACGAGGCTGCTGTAATGGAATGGATAGCGGATAAATGTCGGGCATTGTTGAGCGGTTGTTTGTCCACAATTGACGAAGATATGCTAATGCTCCACATCATTGATAACTTCCAAGATTACACGGGAGAACCAGAGCTATCACCAGCATTATGTGATGAGATTCGTGCTTTCTTAGAGAGCAATCATGTGACATGTGGAGGACTCTCCACCAAGTTGCATGTTTCTTTAAAAACGAGAAGGGCCGTATATAGGTGGAAATTGGCAGTTCAATGGAGACACAGGTACAAGAGAATTTTATCTGATTGCATCTCATATTGTACTAGCATGTTGGATAATCCTTCTTGA